One Clupea harengus chromosome 11, Ch_v2.0.2, whole genome shotgun sequence DNA window includes the following coding sequences:
- the pex5 gene encoding peroxisomal biogenesis factor 5 isoform X1, producing MAMRELVEAECGGANPLMKLTGHMTQEGGAWRHRATPNIPPTPIEIASEEELVNEFLQGPSRPPHSFDMGQLLEEMQQIDQQSYRQAPQRAPGVAALALSGDWASEFLPGADAAAAAASAPGQVGLGEGADADWTKEFISEVSDPGRWAEEYLEQSEEKLWLGDLGEKERDKEWTQEYQPGDELKQTANELLAKVEDPKLQNTEFLRFIRQIGEGSVTVEDSTGKQDTDKAQAKEAQRWASSLNQLLEEVPLTVPVETKEGKVEKDKTKNKEARRWAKVVRQVSVDSAESWVDEFATGGPDFQQAKAAVESDVDFWEKLQQEWEEMAKRDAESHPWLSDFDQMLSSSYDKGYQFDEENPYLSHDDPLAEGVKRMEAGDIPGAVLLFECAVQREPENQLAWQYLGTCQAENEQEFAAISALRRCIDLKKENLTALMALAVSFTNESLHRQACETLRDWLRHNPKYRHILEHSEREKERDGAREREKERERFGSLLPEGLFTEVQSLFLSAASSDPNLVDPQLQCGLGVLFNLSGEYDKAVDCFTAALSVTPQDYLLWNKLGATLANGSRSEEAVAAYRRALELQPGFVRSRYNLGISCVNLGAHREAVEHFLEALSLQQQASVEGPVGRAGAAATMMSDNVWSTLRMALSMMGESSLYAAADRRDLDTLLAHFCQREGEPGTE from the exons ATGGCGATGCGGGAGCTGGTGGAAGCGGAGTGTGGGGGAGCCAATCCCCTCATGAAGCTGACTGGTCACATGACTCAAGAAGGAGGGGCTTGGAGGCATCGGGCAACACCCAAT ATTCCTCCTACACCTATTGAGATAGCAAGTGAGGAAGAG TTGGTCAATGAGTTCCTGCAGGGCCCCTCACGGCCTCCTCATAGTTTTGACATGGGGCAGCTCCTGGAGGAGATGCAGCAGATTGACCAGCAGAGCTACAGACAAGCTCCACAGCGAG cCCCTGGGGTGGCTGCGCTGGCACTGTCCGGTGACTGGGCTTCAGAGTTCCTGCCTGGCGCtgatgccgccgccgccgccgcctccgcACCAGGGCAGGTGGGCCTGGGCGAGGGAGCAGATGCTGATTGGACAAAGGAATTCATCAGTGAAGTGTcag atCCTGGTCGCTGGGCAGAGGAGTATCTGGAACAATCAGAGGAGAAACTGTGGCTGGGAGAccttggagagaaagagagagataaagaatg GACACAAGAATACCAGCCAGGAGATGAGCTCAAACAAACAGCCAATGAGCTTCTTGCCAAAGTGGAAGACCCTAAGTTGCAGAATACAGAG ttcctgCGGTTCATTAGGCAGATTGGCGAGGGCAGTGTGACTGTGGAAGACAGTACAGGCAAGCAGGACACAGATAAAGCTCAGGCCAAGGAGGCACAGCGCTGGGCCTCCAGCCTAAACCAG CTCCTGGAGGAAGTGCCACTAACTGTGCCAGTGGAGACGAAAGAGGGAAAGGtggagaaagacaaaacaaaaaataaagagGCACGGCGGTGGGCTAAAGTCGTCAGGCAG GTGTCGGTGGATTCTGCTGAATCGTGGGTAGATGAGTTTGCCACGGGGGGACCAGATTTCCAGCAGGCAAAAGCTGCAGTGGAG AGCGATGTGGACTTCTGGGAGAAGCTGCAGCAGGAGTGGGAGGAGATGGCcaagagggatgcagagagcCACCCCTGGCTGTCTGACTTTGACCAGATGCTCAGCTCCTCCTACGACAAG ggCTATCAGTTTGATGAGGAGAACCCGTATCTGTCCCATGATGATCCTCTGGCAGAGGGGGTGAAGAGGATGGAGGCAGGAGACATTCCGGGGGCGGTGCTGCTCTTTGAGTGTGCAGTTCAGCGGGAACCAGAAAACCAGCTG GCTTGGCAATATCTGGGAACCTGTCAAGCAGAAAATGAACAGGAGTTTGCAGCTATAAGTGCCCTCCGCAG ATGTATAGATCTGAAGAAGGAGAATCTGACTGCGCTGATGGCTTTGGCTGTCAGCTTCACCAACGAATCACTGCACAGGCAGGCCTGTGAGACACTGCGAGATTGGTTAAGACACAACCCCAAGTACCGCCACATCCTGGAGCACAGCgaacgggagaaagagagggatggtgccagagagagggaaaaggagagggagcgaTTTGGATCCCTTTTGCCTGA GGGTCTGTTCACAGAGGTGCAGTCCCTGTTCCTGAGTGCGGCATCCTCTGACCCCAACCTTGTGGACCCCCAGCTGCAGTGTGGTCTGGGTGTTCTCTTTAACCTGAGCGGAGAGTATGACAAAGCCGTCGACTGCTTCACTGCTGCTCTGTCGGTCACCCCACAG GATTACTTGCTGTGGAACAAACTAGGTGCCACCCTGGCCAACGGGAGCCGCTCGGAAGAGGCTGTTGCCGCCTACAGGAGAGCCTTGGAACTGCAGCCTGGATTTGTGCGCAGTCGCTACAACCTGGGCATCAGCTGTGTCAATTTGGGAGCTCACAG AGAGGCGGTGGAGCACTTTCTGGAAGCTTTATCCCTCCAGCAGCAGGCTTCTGTGGAGGGGCCTGTGGGCAGGGCCGGGGCTGCGGCAACCATGATGTCCGACAACGTCTGGTCCACTCTGCGCATGGCCCTGAGCATGATGGGAGAGAGCTCACTGTACGCTGCGGCAGACCGCCGTGACCTGGACACGCTACTCGCACACTTCTGCCAACGGGAGGGGGAGCCTGGAACGgaatga
- the pex5 gene encoding peroxisomal biogenesis factor 5 isoform X3, producing the protein MAMRELVEAECGGANPLMKLTGHMTQEGGAWRHRATPNIPPTPIEIASEEELVNEFLQGPSRPPHSFDMGQLLEEMQQIDQQSYRQAPQRAPGVAALALSGDWASEFLPGADAAAAAASAPGQVGLGEGADADWTKEFISEVSDPGRWAEEYLEQSEEKLWLGDLGEKERDKEWTQEYQPGDELKQTANELLAKVEDPKLQNTELLEEVPLTVPVETKEGKVEKDKTKNKEARRWAKVVRQVSVDSAESWVDEFATGGPDFQQAKAAVESDVDFWEKLQQEWEEMAKRDAESHPWLSDFDQMLSSSYDKGYQFDEENPYLSHDDPLAEGVKRMEAGDIPGAVLLFECAVQREPENQLAWQYLGTCQAENEQEFAAISALRRCIDLKKENLTALMALAVSFTNESLHRQACETLRDWLRHNPKYRHILEHSEREKERDGAREREKERERFGSLLPEGLFTEVQSLFLSAASSDPNLVDPQLQCGLGVLFNLSGEYDKAVDCFTAALSVTPQDYLLWNKLGATLANGSRSEEAVAAYRRALELQPGFVRSRYNLGISCVNLGAHREAVEHFLEALSLQQQASVEGPVGRAGAAATMMSDNVWSTLRMALSMMGESSLYAAADRRDLDTLLAHFCQREGEPGTE; encoded by the exons ATGGCGATGCGGGAGCTGGTGGAAGCGGAGTGTGGGGGAGCCAATCCCCTCATGAAGCTGACTGGTCACATGACTCAAGAAGGAGGGGCTTGGAGGCATCGGGCAACACCCAAT ATTCCTCCTACACCTATTGAGATAGCAAGTGAGGAAGAG TTGGTCAATGAGTTCCTGCAGGGCCCCTCACGGCCTCCTCATAGTTTTGACATGGGGCAGCTCCTGGAGGAGATGCAGCAGATTGACCAGCAGAGCTACAGACAAGCTCCACAGCGAG cCCCTGGGGTGGCTGCGCTGGCACTGTCCGGTGACTGGGCTTCAGAGTTCCTGCCTGGCGCtgatgccgccgccgccgccgcctccgcACCAGGGCAGGTGGGCCTGGGCGAGGGAGCAGATGCTGATTGGACAAAGGAATTCATCAGTGAAGTGTcag atCCTGGTCGCTGGGCAGAGGAGTATCTGGAACAATCAGAGGAGAAACTGTGGCTGGGAGAccttggagagaaagagagagataaagaatg GACACAAGAATACCAGCCAGGAGATGAGCTCAAACAAACAGCCAATGAGCTTCTTGCCAAAGTGGAAGACCCTAAGTTGCAGAATACAGAG CTCCTGGAGGAAGTGCCACTAACTGTGCCAGTGGAGACGAAAGAGGGAAAGGtggagaaagacaaaacaaaaaataaagagGCACGGCGGTGGGCTAAAGTCGTCAGGCAG GTGTCGGTGGATTCTGCTGAATCGTGGGTAGATGAGTTTGCCACGGGGGGACCAGATTTCCAGCAGGCAAAAGCTGCAGTGGAG AGCGATGTGGACTTCTGGGAGAAGCTGCAGCAGGAGTGGGAGGAGATGGCcaagagggatgcagagagcCACCCCTGGCTGTCTGACTTTGACCAGATGCTCAGCTCCTCCTACGACAAG ggCTATCAGTTTGATGAGGAGAACCCGTATCTGTCCCATGATGATCCTCTGGCAGAGGGGGTGAAGAGGATGGAGGCAGGAGACATTCCGGGGGCGGTGCTGCTCTTTGAGTGTGCAGTTCAGCGGGAACCAGAAAACCAGCTG GCTTGGCAATATCTGGGAACCTGTCAAGCAGAAAATGAACAGGAGTTTGCAGCTATAAGTGCCCTCCGCAG ATGTATAGATCTGAAGAAGGAGAATCTGACTGCGCTGATGGCTTTGGCTGTCAGCTTCACCAACGAATCACTGCACAGGCAGGCCTGTGAGACACTGCGAGATTGGTTAAGACACAACCCCAAGTACCGCCACATCCTGGAGCACAGCgaacgggagaaagagagggatggtgccagagagagggaaaaggagagggagcgaTTTGGATCCCTTTTGCCTGA GGGTCTGTTCACAGAGGTGCAGTCCCTGTTCCTGAGTGCGGCATCCTCTGACCCCAACCTTGTGGACCCCCAGCTGCAGTGTGGTCTGGGTGTTCTCTTTAACCTGAGCGGAGAGTATGACAAAGCCGTCGACTGCTTCACTGCTGCTCTGTCGGTCACCCCACAG GATTACTTGCTGTGGAACAAACTAGGTGCCACCCTGGCCAACGGGAGCCGCTCGGAAGAGGCTGTTGCCGCCTACAGGAGAGCCTTGGAACTGCAGCCTGGATTTGTGCGCAGTCGCTACAACCTGGGCATCAGCTGTGTCAATTTGGGAGCTCACAG AGAGGCGGTGGAGCACTTTCTGGAAGCTTTATCCCTCCAGCAGCAGGCTTCTGTGGAGGGGCCTGTGGGCAGGGCCGGGGCTGCGGCAACCATGATGTCCGACAACGTCTGGTCCACTCTGCGCATGGCCCTGAGCATGATGGGAGAGAGCTCACTGTACGCTGCGGCAGACCGCCGTGACCTGGACACGCTACTCGCACACTTCTGCCAACGGGAGGGGGAGCCTGGAACGgaatga
- the pex5 gene encoding peroxisomal biogenesis factor 5 isoform X4: MAMRELVEAECGGANPLMKLTGHMTQEGGAWRHRATPNIPPTPIEIASEEELVNEFLQGPSRPPHSFDMGQLLEEMQQIDQQSYRQAPQRAPGVAALALSGDWASEFLPGADAAAAAASAPGQVGLGEGADADWTKEFISEVSDPGRWAEEYLEQSEEKLWLGDLGEKERDKEWTQEYQPGDELKQTANELLAKVEDPKLQNTEVSVDSAESWVDEFATGGPDFQQAKAAVESDVDFWEKLQQEWEEMAKRDAESHPWLSDFDQMLSSSYDKGYQFDEENPYLSHDDPLAEGVKRMEAGDIPGAVLLFECAVQREPENQLAWQYLGTCQAENEQEFAAISALRRCIDLKKENLTALMALAVSFTNESLHRQACETLRDWLRHNPKYRHILEHSEREKERDGAREREKERERFGSLLPEGLFTEVQSLFLSAASSDPNLVDPQLQCGLGVLFNLSGEYDKAVDCFTAALSVTPQDYLLWNKLGATLANGSRSEEAVAAYRRALELQPGFVRSRYNLGISCVNLGAHREAVEHFLEALSLQQQASVEGPVGRAGAAATMMSDNVWSTLRMALSMMGESSLYAAADRRDLDTLLAHFCQREGEPGTE, from the exons ATGGCGATGCGGGAGCTGGTGGAAGCGGAGTGTGGGGGAGCCAATCCCCTCATGAAGCTGACTGGTCACATGACTCAAGAAGGAGGGGCTTGGAGGCATCGGGCAACACCCAAT ATTCCTCCTACACCTATTGAGATAGCAAGTGAGGAAGAG TTGGTCAATGAGTTCCTGCAGGGCCCCTCACGGCCTCCTCATAGTTTTGACATGGGGCAGCTCCTGGAGGAGATGCAGCAGATTGACCAGCAGAGCTACAGACAAGCTCCACAGCGAG cCCCTGGGGTGGCTGCGCTGGCACTGTCCGGTGACTGGGCTTCAGAGTTCCTGCCTGGCGCtgatgccgccgccgccgccgcctccgcACCAGGGCAGGTGGGCCTGGGCGAGGGAGCAGATGCTGATTGGACAAAGGAATTCATCAGTGAAGTGTcag atCCTGGTCGCTGGGCAGAGGAGTATCTGGAACAATCAGAGGAGAAACTGTGGCTGGGAGAccttggagagaaagagagagataaagaatg GACACAAGAATACCAGCCAGGAGATGAGCTCAAACAAACAGCCAATGAGCTTCTTGCCAAAGTGGAAGACCCTAAGTTGCAGAATACAGAG GTGTCGGTGGATTCTGCTGAATCGTGGGTAGATGAGTTTGCCACGGGGGGACCAGATTTCCAGCAGGCAAAAGCTGCAGTGGAG AGCGATGTGGACTTCTGGGAGAAGCTGCAGCAGGAGTGGGAGGAGATGGCcaagagggatgcagagagcCACCCCTGGCTGTCTGACTTTGACCAGATGCTCAGCTCCTCCTACGACAAG ggCTATCAGTTTGATGAGGAGAACCCGTATCTGTCCCATGATGATCCTCTGGCAGAGGGGGTGAAGAGGATGGAGGCAGGAGACATTCCGGGGGCGGTGCTGCTCTTTGAGTGTGCAGTTCAGCGGGAACCAGAAAACCAGCTG GCTTGGCAATATCTGGGAACCTGTCAAGCAGAAAATGAACAGGAGTTTGCAGCTATAAGTGCCCTCCGCAG ATGTATAGATCTGAAGAAGGAGAATCTGACTGCGCTGATGGCTTTGGCTGTCAGCTTCACCAACGAATCACTGCACAGGCAGGCCTGTGAGACACTGCGAGATTGGTTAAGACACAACCCCAAGTACCGCCACATCCTGGAGCACAGCgaacgggagaaagagagggatggtgccagagagagggaaaaggagagggagcgaTTTGGATCCCTTTTGCCTGA GGGTCTGTTCACAGAGGTGCAGTCCCTGTTCCTGAGTGCGGCATCCTCTGACCCCAACCTTGTGGACCCCCAGCTGCAGTGTGGTCTGGGTGTTCTCTTTAACCTGAGCGGAGAGTATGACAAAGCCGTCGACTGCTTCACTGCTGCTCTGTCGGTCACCCCACAG GATTACTTGCTGTGGAACAAACTAGGTGCCACCCTGGCCAACGGGAGCCGCTCGGAAGAGGCTGTTGCCGCCTACAGGAGAGCCTTGGAACTGCAGCCTGGATTTGTGCGCAGTCGCTACAACCTGGGCATCAGCTGTGTCAATTTGGGAGCTCACAG AGAGGCGGTGGAGCACTTTCTGGAAGCTTTATCCCTCCAGCAGCAGGCTTCTGTGGAGGGGCCTGTGGGCAGGGCCGGGGCTGCGGCAACCATGATGTCCGACAACGTCTGGTCCACTCTGCGCATGGCCCTGAGCATGATGGGAGAGAGCTCACTGTACGCTGCGGCAGACCGCCGTGACCTGGACACGCTACTCGCACACTTCTGCCAACGGGAGGGGGAGCCTGGAACGgaatga
- the pex5 gene encoding peroxisomal biogenesis factor 5 isoform X2, with protein sequence MAMRELVEAECGGANPLMKLTGHMTQEGGAWRHRATPNIPPTPIEIASEEELVNEFLQGPSRPPHSFDMGQLLEEMQQIDQQSYRQAPQRAPGVAALALSGDWASEFLPGADAAAAAASAPGQVGLGEGADADWTKEFISEVSDPGRWAEEYLEQSEEKLWLGDLGEKERDKEWTQEYQPGDELKQTANELLAKVEDPKLQNTEFLRFIRQIGEGSVTVEDSTGKQDTDKAQAKEAQRWASSLNQVSVDSAESWVDEFATGGPDFQQAKAAVESDVDFWEKLQQEWEEMAKRDAESHPWLSDFDQMLSSSYDKGYQFDEENPYLSHDDPLAEGVKRMEAGDIPGAVLLFECAVQREPENQLAWQYLGTCQAENEQEFAAISALRRCIDLKKENLTALMALAVSFTNESLHRQACETLRDWLRHNPKYRHILEHSEREKERDGAREREKERERFGSLLPEGLFTEVQSLFLSAASSDPNLVDPQLQCGLGVLFNLSGEYDKAVDCFTAALSVTPQDYLLWNKLGATLANGSRSEEAVAAYRRALELQPGFVRSRYNLGISCVNLGAHREAVEHFLEALSLQQQASVEGPVGRAGAAATMMSDNVWSTLRMALSMMGESSLYAAADRRDLDTLLAHFCQREGEPGTE encoded by the exons ATGGCGATGCGGGAGCTGGTGGAAGCGGAGTGTGGGGGAGCCAATCCCCTCATGAAGCTGACTGGTCACATGACTCAAGAAGGAGGGGCTTGGAGGCATCGGGCAACACCCAAT ATTCCTCCTACACCTATTGAGATAGCAAGTGAGGAAGAG TTGGTCAATGAGTTCCTGCAGGGCCCCTCACGGCCTCCTCATAGTTTTGACATGGGGCAGCTCCTGGAGGAGATGCAGCAGATTGACCAGCAGAGCTACAGACAAGCTCCACAGCGAG cCCCTGGGGTGGCTGCGCTGGCACTGTCCGGTGACTGGGCTTCAGAGTTCCTGCCTGGCGCtgatgccgccgccgccgccgcctccgcACCAGGGCAGGTGGGCCTGGGCGAGGGAGCAGATGCTGATTGGACAAAGGAATTCATCAGTGAAGTGTcag atCCTGGTCGCTGGGCAGAGGAGTATCTGGAACAATCAGAGGAGAAACTGTGGCTGGGAGAccttggagagaaagagagagataaagaatg GACACAAGAATACCAGCCAGGAGATGAGCTCAAACAAACAGCCAATGAGCTTCTTGCCAAAGTGGAAGACCCTAAGTTGCAGAATACAGAG ttcctgCGGTTCATTAGGCAGATTGGCGAGGGCAGTGTGACTGTGGAAGACAGTACAGGCAAGCAGGACACAGATAAAGCTCAGGCCAAGGAGGCACAGCGCTGGGCCTCCAGCCTAAACCAG GTGTCGGTGGATTCTGCTGAATCGTGGGTAGATGAGTTTGCCACGGGGGGACCAGATTTCCAGCAGGCAAAAGCTGCAGTGGAG AGCGATGTGGACTTCTGGGAGAAGCTGCAGCAGGAGTGGGAGGAGATGGCcaagagggatgcagagagcCACCCCTGGCTGTCTGACTTTGACCAGATGCTCAGCTCCTCCTACGACAAG ggCTATCAGTTTGATGAGGAGAACCCGTATCTGTCCCATGATGATCCTCTGGCAGAGGGGGTGAAGAGGATGGAGGCAGGAGACATTCCGGGGGCGGTGCTGCTCTTTGAGTGTGCAGTTCAGCGGGAACCAGAAAACCAGCTG GCTTGGCAATATCTGGGAACCTGTCAAGCAGAAAATGAACAGGAGTTTGCAGCTATAAGTGCCCTCCGCAG ATGTATAGATCTGAAGAAGGAGAATCTGACTGCGCTGATGGCTTTGGCTGTCAGCTTCACCAACGAATCACTGCACAGGCAGGCCTGTGAGACACTGCGAGATTGGTTAAGACACAACCCCAAGTACCGCCACATCCTGGAGCACAGCgaacgggagaaagagagggatggtgccagagagagggaaaaggagagggagcgaTTTGGATCCCTTTTGCCTGA GGGTCTGTTCACAGAGGTGCAGTCCCTGTTCCTGAGTGCGGCATCCTCTGACCCCAACCTTGTGGACCCCCAGCTGCAGTGTGGTCTGGGTGTTCTCTTTAACCTGAGCGGAGAGTATGACAAAGCCGTCGACTGCTTCACTGCTGCTCTGTCGGTCACCCCACAG GATTACTTGCTGTGGAACAAACTAGGTGCCACCCTGGCCAACGGGAGCCGCTCGGAAGAGGCTGTTGCCGCCTACAGGAGAGCCTTGGAACTGCAGCCTGGATTTGTGCGCAGTCGCTACAACCTGGGCATCAGCTGTGTCAATTTGGGAGCTCACAG AGAGGCGGTGGAGCACTTTCTGGAAGCTTTATCCCTCCAGCAGCAGGCTTCTGTGGAGGGGCCTGTGGGCAGGGCCGGGGCTGCGGCAACCATGATGTCCGACAACGTCTGGTCCACTCTGCGCATGGCCCTGAGCATGATGGGAGAGAGCTCACTGTACGCTGCGGCAGACCGCCGTGACCTGGACACGCTACTCGCACACTTCTGCCAACGGGAGGGGGAGCCTGGAACGgaatga